The following proteins are encoded in a genomic region of Hymenobacter siberiensis:
- a CDS encoding phospho-sugar mutase, translated as MPLSPEIQHTISTWLTPEYDAQTQQAIRDMQAAGQDDALTDAFYRSLEFGTGGLRGIMGPGSNRMNRYTLGMATQGLCNYLLHSFPNQEIKVAIAHDSRNNSPEFAEIAAGIFSANGIIVYLFDSLRPTPELSFAIRELGCQSGCVITASHNPKEYNGYKVYWNDGSQVVAPHDTNIIIEVNKITSPNEVKFAADNSKIIRIGADMDAKYFAEAKKLSIDPAAIRRQHDLNIVYTPIHGSGITLVPGLLREFGFTNVNVVQAQATPDGNFPTVQSPNPEEKSAMQLALDQAQATNADIVLATDPDADRVGVGVKNDKGEWVLLNGNQTAAMLTNYLLSARHRAGQSTPQDFIVYTIVTSEILGDIAHEYQVKSYRTLTGFKYIAGLIRDLEGQETYIGGGEESYGFLIGDFVRDKDAISACALVAEMAAVAKDQGRTLYQEMVAMYAHYGLYVEDLISLTKKGQRGAEEIQEMMASLRANPPAHIAGLKVVEIRDYKTGKIHDLATGLSTETGVESSNVLQFLTEDGSKISARPSGTEPKIKFYFSVKQPLKSAVDYDLANRLGHEKIKAIIADMKLQ; from the coding sequence ATGCCCCTCTCCCCTGAAATCCAACACACCATCAGCACCTGGCTCACGCCCGAGTACGACGCCCAGACCCAGCAGGCCATCCGCGATATGCAGGCCGCCGGTCAGGACGATGCCCTCACCGATGCGTTTTACCGCAGCCTGGAATTTGGCACCGGTGGCCTGCGCGGCATCATGGGCCCCGGCTCGAACCGCATGAACCGCTATACGCTGGGCATGGCCACCCAGGGCCTGTGCAACTACCTGTTGCACAGCTTTCCCAATCAGGAAATCAAGGTTGCCATCGCGCACGACAGCCGCAACAACAGCCCCGAATTTGCCGAAATAGCGGCTGGTATTTTTTCGGCCAATGGCATTATCGTGTATTTATTCGACAGCCTGCGACCCACGCCCGAATTGTCGTTCGCCATTCGGGAGCTGGGCTGCCAAAGCGGCTGTGTAATAACGGCTTCGCACAACCCCAAGGAGTACAACGGCTATAAAGTGTACTGGAACGATGGCTCGCAGGTGGTGGCCCCGCACGACACGAATATTATTATCGAAGTCAATAAAATCACCAGCCCGAACGAGGTGAAATTTGCGGCCGATAATTCGAAGATTATCCGCATCGGGGCCGATATGGACGCGAAATATTTCGCCGAAGCCAAAAAGCTCAGCATCGACCCGGCCGCCATTCGGCGCCAGCACGATTTGAACATCGTGTACACGCCCATTCACGGCTCGGGCATTACGCTGGTGCCGGGCCTGCTGCGCGAATTTGGCTTCACCAACGTGAACGTGGTGCAGGCCCAAGCCACGCCCGACGGCAACTTCCCCACCGTGCAGTCGCCCAACCCCGAGGAGAAAAGCGCCATGCAGCTGGCCCTCGACCAGGCCCAAGCCACCAACGCCGATATTGTGCTGGCCACCGACCCCGACGCCGACCGCGTGGGCGTGGGCGTGAAAAATGATAAGGGCGAATGGGTGCTGCTGAATGGCAACCAGACGGCCGCCATGCTTACCAACTACCTGCTTTCGGCCCGGCACCGCGCCGGCCAGAGCACGCCGCAGGATTTCATCGTGTACACCATCGTGACCAGCGAAATCCTCGGTGATATTGCCCACGAATACCAGGTGAAGAGCTACCGCACGCTCACCGGCTTCAAGTACATCGCCGGCCTGATTCGCGACTTGGAAGGCCAGGAAACCTACATCGGCGGTGGCGAGGAAAGCTATGGCTTCCTCATCGGCGATTTCGTACGCGACAAGGACGCCATCTCGGCCTGCGCGCTGGTGGCCGAAATGGCCGCCGTAGCCAAGGACCAGGGCCGCACGCTCTACCAGGAAATGGTGGCCATGTATGCCCACTACGGCCTATATGTGGAGGATTTGATTTCCCTCACCAAAAAAGGCCAGCGCGGTGCCGAGGAAATTCAGGAAATGATGGCCAGCCTGCGCGCCAACCCGCCCGCTCACATCGCGGGCCTGAAAGTGGTGGAAATCCGCGACTACAAAACCGGCAAAATCCACGACCTGGCCACCGGCCTCAGCACCGAAACCGGCGTGGAAAGCTCCAACGTGCTCCAGTTCCTCACCGAAGACGGCAGCAAGATTTCGGCCCGCCCCAGCGGCACCGAGCCCAAAATTAAGTTCTACTTCAGCGTGAAGCAGCCGCTGAAATCCGCCGTGGATTATGATTTGGCCAACCGCCTGGGCCACGAGAAAATCAAGGCGATAATTGCGGATATGAAGCTGCAATAA
- a CDS encoding DUF4249 domain-containing protein translates to METPTRFTLRCLAAAATLLLAASCQKVITLDLQASAPRLSIEGNLADDGQPCTVLLARSVSYTDTNVFPAVSGAVVTLSNDAGGLETLRETTTPGQYRGSTILGQPGRRYTLRVEADGQAYVAVSTLPSPVVPLSGLRVQKSAIGSNIQALPDYLDPAGTRNYYLFRQYRNGRLNKNVYLQNDEFTDGKPNVRGLGTGGGGGGGSTDADKLVAGDSLRVEMQNVDVNVYEYFRTLNLTLQGGGMATASPANPKSNFTGDVLGYFSAHSVRRRTILVPKL, encoded by the coding sequence ATGGAAACCCCAACCCGTTTCACCCTGCGCTGCCTGGCCGCTGCCGCCACCCTGCTGCTCGCCGCGTCCTGCCAGAAAGTCATCACCCTCGACCTGCAGGCCAGCGCCCCGCGCCTGAGCATCGAAGGCAACCTGGCCGACGACGGGCAGCCCTGCACCGTGCTGCTGGCGCGTAGCGTGAGCTATACCGATACCAATGTTTTCCCGGCCGTGAGCGGGGCTGTAGTCACGCTGAGCAACGACGCGGGCGGCCTCGAAACCCTGCGCGAAACCACCACGCCCGGCCAGTACCGGGGCAGCACCATTCTGGGCCAGCCGGGCCGGCGCTACACCCTGCGCGTAGAGGCCGATGGGCAGGCCTACGTAGCTGTATCCACGCTGCCCTCGCCGGTGGTGCCGCTGTCGGGCCTGCGGGTGCAGAAATCGGCTATTGGCAGCAATATTCAGGCGCTGCCGGATTACCTGGACCCGGCGGGCACGCGCAACTACTACCTATTCCGGCAGTACCGCAATGGTCGCCTGAACAAGAATGTTTACCTGCAAAACGACGAGTTCACCGACGGCAAGCCCAACGTGCGTGGCCTGGGCACGGGCGGTGGTGGCGGCGGCGGCAGCACCGATGCCGACAAGCTCGTGGCCGGCGACAGCCTGCGCGTAGAAATGCAAAACGTAGACGTGAACGTGTACGAATACTTCCGCACCCTCAACCTGACCTTGCAGGGCGGGGGCATGGCCACGGCCTCGCCGGCCAACCCAAAATCGAACTTTACGGGCGATGTGCTGGGGTATTTCAGCGCGCATTCGGTGCGGCGGCGCACCATCCTGGTGCCGAAATTGTAA
- a CDS encoding TonB-dependent receptor, which translates to MPQTAQAQGRVTISGTIKDAKTGEDLTGASIRILELPGTGTAANAYGFYTLTLPAGTYMVEASFVGYAAQPRQVTLDKSQRLDFKLASGGQELNEVVVTGRSSQANISKAQSGVETLDMKQIAKVPVLFGEKDVIKTLTLLPGIKTAGEGSSGFSVRGGNVDQNLILLDEAPVYNASHLLGFFSTFNSDAIKDLTVYKGGMPAQYGGRLSSVVDIKMNDGNNQQLHGSGGIGLIASRLALEGPIVKDKGSFLVTGRRTYADIFLKLSNNETTKNARLYFYDFNAKANYTLDARNRIYFSGYLGRDVLGINTFENNYGNQTATLRFNHLFTDRLFSNTSFIYSKYDYQIKIRVNDSDFSIDSKIKDWNLKQDFEFTPSSKQTLRFGLNAIYHTITPGHVTAAADAAVNSTADKTNYSLESAAYVSHEWAATDKLDFTTGLRISAFSLLGAGTYSNYNLAGTVLSSQSYSSGQVIKTYLNLEPRLAVSYQLSDNTALKAGYARNVQNLHLLSNSAASSPTDLYVPTTNNVKPELADQLSGGYFRKLGVNQGYSFSAEVYYKWLQNQIDYRDGTQLRGNQDVESTLLYGKGRAYGIELLLKKETGRLTGWVGYTLSKSERQFTDINSGSWFNARQDRPNDLSVVGVYQLSPAWSLSGTFVASTGNAVTFPVGKYLVAGQVVSLYGQRNADRLPGYRRLDVGATLEKPQKEGHRFHHSWNFSIYNVLGRENPYSITFETNPNDASRTQALQTALFRMVPSATYNFNF; encoded by the coding sequence ATGCCGCAAACGGCTCAGGCCCAGGGCCGCGTCACCATCAGCGGCACCATTAAGGATGCCAAAACGGGCGAGGACTTGACCGGCGCTTCCATCCGCATTCTGGAGCTGCCGGGCACGGGCACCGCCGCTAATGCCTACGGTTTTTACACCCTCACGCTGCCGGCGGGCACCTACATGGTGGAGGCCAGCTTTGTGGGCTACGCCGCCCAGCCGCGCCAGGTGACGCTCGACAAAAGCCAGCGGCTCGATTTCAAGCTGGCCAGCGGCGGGCAGGAGCTGAACGAAGTGGTGGTGACCGGCCGCAGCAGCCAGGCCAACATCAGCAAAGCCCAGTCGGGCGTGGAAACGCTGGATATGAAGCAGATTGCCAAGGTGCCGGTGCTGTTTGGCGAGAAGGACGTTATCAAAACCCTGACTTTGCTGCCGGGCATCAAAACGGCGGGGGAGGGCAGCAGCGGCTTCTCGGTGCGCGGCGGCAACGTGGACCAGAACCTGATTCTGCTCGACGAAGCGCCCGTGTACAACGCCTCGCACCTGCTCGGCTTCTTCTCGACGTTCAATTCCGACGCCATCAAGGACCTGACGGTGTACAAGGGCGGGATGCCGGCGCAGTACGGCGGGCGGCTGTCGTCGGTGGTTGATATTAAGATGAACGACGGCAACAACCAGCAGCTGCACGGCAGCGGTGGTATTGGCCTCATTGCCTCGCGTCTGGCGCTGGAAGGGCCGATTGTGAAGGACAAAGGCTCGTTTCTGGTGACGGGCCGCCGCACCTACGCCGACATCTTCCTGAAGCTGTCGAACAACGAAACTACTAAGAACGCCCGGCTCTACTTCTACGACTTCAACGCCAAAGCCAACTACACGCTCGATGCCCGCAACCGCATCTACTTCTCGGGCTACCTGGGGCGCGACGTATTGGGAATTAATACTTTCGAGAATAACTACGGCAACCAGACGGCCACGCTCCGCTTCAACCACCTGTTCACCGACCGGCTGTTTTCCAATACTTCGTTCATCTACAGCAAGTACGATTACCAGATAAAAATTCGGGTCAACGACTCCGATTTCAGCATCGATTCTAAGATTAAGGACTGGAATCTGAAGCAGGATTTCGAGTTCACGCCCAGTTCGAAGCAGACGCTGCGCTTCGGGCTGAATGCCATTTACCACACCATTACGCCCGGCCACGTTACGGCGGCGGCCGATGCGGCGGTAAATTCCACGGCCGATAAAACCAACTATTCGCTGGAATCGGCCGCCTACGTGTCGCACGAGTGGGCGGCGACGGACAAGCTGGATTTCACCACGGGCCTGCGAATTTCGGCCTTCAGCCTGCTGGGCGCGGGCACGTATTCGAACTATAATCTGGCCGGCACGGTGCTCAGCAGCCAGAGCTATTCGTCGGGCCAGGTCATCAAAACCTACCTGAACCTGGAGCCGCGCCTGGCGGTGAGCTACCAGCTGTCGGACAATACGGCCCTAAAAGCCGGCTACGCCCGCAACGTGCAGAACCTGCATTTGCTGAGTAACTCGGCCGCGTCGTCGCCCACCGATTTGTACGTTCCTACCACCAACAACGTGAAGCCCGAGCTGGCCGACCAGCTGTCGGGCGGCTATTTCCGTAAGCTGGGAGTTAATCAAGGCTACTCGTTTTCGGCCGAAGTGTACTACAAGTGGCTGCAAAACCAGATTGACTACCGCGACGGCACCCAGCTGCGCGGCAACCAGGATGTGGAAAGCACGCTGCTCTACGGCAAGGGCCGGGCCTACGGCATCGAGCTGCTGCTGAAAAAGGAAACCGGCCGCCTCACCGGCTGGGTGGGCTACACGCTGAGCAAATCGGAGCGGCAGTTCACCGATATCAACAGCGGCAGCTGGTTCAACGCCCGGCAGGACCGGCCCAACGACCTTTCGGTGGTGGGCGTGTACCAGCTTTCGCCCGCCTGGAGCCTGTCGGGCACCTTCGTGGCCAGCACCGGCAACGCCGTGACCTTCCCCGTGGGCAAGTACCTCGTGGCCGGGCAGGTGGTGAGCCTCTACGGCCAGCGCAACGCCGACCGCCTGCCCGGCTACCGCCGCCTCGACGTGGGGGCCACCTTGGAGAAGCCGCAGAAGGAAGGCCACCGCTTCCACCACAGCTGGAATTTCTCCATCTACAACGTCTTGGGCCGCGAAAATCCCTATAGCATCACGTTCGAAACCAATCCGAACGACGCCTCGCGCACGCAGGCGCTGCAAACCGCGCTGTTCCGGATGGTGCCCTCGGCCACGTACAATTTCAATTTCTAA
- a CDS encoding ABC1 kinase family protein: protein MFKNTISNLSRIRQVAEVLLRYGFEDVVTTTPLRRLVSQARRLSWHRAERQVFETTRWERVRLIIEELGPTFIKLAQAMSNRADLLPEALIDEFEKLQSNVPPFETALARQIIEEELGRPISEVFSEFDDTTLGSASIGQVHRARLLTGEEVVVKVQRPGVREKVRSDLALLRELVRLTAGFLQKQGLANPQDIVDAFERSMSKELDYTAEARSMEQFRKLYENYTTFYVPKPYRELSTARILVIEYVSGCKITDKAQLLAWDLSPATVAENGMDIYLTQIFEFGIFHADPHPGNVLVRPDGTIVLIDFGMVGRLTKQQKYAFAGVFIGMARQDARSMALNFRRLALTAEIPDMRAFESDLSQLIEDFAMLDVKEMSMSDLADALQGIIYNYKLQVPGAVFLILRALVILEGIGKVLHPNFNTFEFVAPYGAKIIREQYSRENLLTEAEYTGTQLLALLQTLPADVRQIVRKISKGELRLKFELVGYTMLLRKADQLVSRTILALLCVGGLLFSGLSLLGHYSAAMPYHRGVPEITWWSLGATGFLLLILLLLGTRRREKS from the coding sequence ATGTTTAAAAATACGATTTCCAACCTCTCCCGCATTCGGCAGGTGGCCGAGGTACTGCTGCGCTACGGCTTTGAGGATGTGGTGACGACCACGCCGCTGCGCCGCCTCGTGAGCCAGGCGCGCCGCCTGAGCTGGCATCGGGCCGAGCGGCAGGTGTTTGAAACCACGCGCTGGGAGCGGGTGCGCCTCATTATCGAGGAGTTAGGCCCCACCTTCATCAAGCTGGCGCAGGCCATGAGCAACCGGGCCGACTTGCTGCCCGAAGCCCTGATTGATGAGTTTGAGAAGCTGCAGAGTAATGTGCCGCCCTTCGAAACGGCCCTGGCCCGTCAGATTATCGAGGAGGAGCTGGGGCGGCCGATTTCGGAGGTCTTCAGCGAGTTCGATGATACTACGCTGGGCTCGGCCAGCATCGGGCAGGTGCACCGGGCGCGGCTGCTCACGGGCGAGGAAGTAGTAGTGAAAGTGCAGCGCCCCGGCGTGCGCGAAAAGGTGCGCTCCGACCTGGCGTTGTTGCGCGAGCTGGTGCGCCTCACGGCCGGCTTCCTGCAAAAGCAGGGCCTGGCCAACCCGCAGGATATCGTGGATGCCTTCGAGCGCAGCATGAGCAAGGAGCTGGATTACACGGCCGAAGCTCGCTCAATGGAGCAGTTTCGCAAGCTCTACGAGAATTACACCACGTTCTACGTGCCCAAGCCCTACCGTGAGCTGAGCACAGCGCGCATCCTGGTGATTGAGTACGTGAGCGGCTGCAAGATTACCGACAAGGCGCAGCTGCTGGCCTGGGACCTGAGTCCCGCTACGGTGGCCGAAAATGGCATGGACATCTACTTGACCCAGATTTTTGAGTTCGGGATTTTCCACGCCGACCCGCACCCCGGCAACGTGCTGGTGCGCCCCGATGGCACCATCGTGCTCATCGATTTCGGCATGGTGGGCCGCCTCACCAAGCAGCAGAAATATGCCTTCGCGGGCGTGTTCATCGGCATGGCGCGGCAGGATGCCCGCAGCATGGCCCTGAATTTCAGACGGCTGGCCCTCACGGCCGAAATCCCCGACATGCGCGCTTTCGAGTCCGACCTCAGCCAGCTGATTGAGGATTTCGCTATGCTCGACGTGAAGGAGATGAGCATGAGCGACTTGGCCGACGCGCTCCAGGGCATCATCTACAACTACAAGCTGCAGGTGCCGGGCGCGGTGTTTCTTATCCTGCGGGCGCTGGTCATTCTGGAAGGCATCGGCAAGGTTTTGCACCCGAATTTCAACACCTTCGAATTTGTGGCCCCCTACGGCGCCAAGATTATCCGCGAGCAATACTCGCGCGAAAACCTGCTTACCGAGGCCGAATACACGGGCACGCAGCTGCTGGCCCTGCTGCAAACCCTGCCCGCCGATGTGCGTCAGATTGTGCGCAAAATCAGCAAGGGCGAGCTGCGCCTGAAGTTCGAGCTGGTGGGCTACACCATGTTGCTGCGTAAGGCCGACCAGCTGGTGAGCCGCACCATTCTGGCGCTGCTGTGCGTGGGCGGGCTGCTGTTTTCGGGGCTGTCGCTGCTGGGCCACTACTCGGCCGCCATGCCCTACCACCGGGGCGTGCCCGAAATAACGTGGTGGAGCCTGGGCGCTACCGGCTTCCTGCTGCTGATACTGCTGCTGCTGGGCACCCGGCGGCGCGAGAAGTCGTAA
- a CDS encoding phasin family protein translates to MEDLFKKFVNAGVGYIAQGSKSVQSTIEKLVKDNKMTQAEGKKIVDELLKSGETKRVELEKQFQGIVDRAKSTVGLADAKPAKGKSAAKKPAAKATGVVQAAKTTANQAASRAAGAVKNVADRVSAAAGTAQKSTAATAAAAAKPVARPAAKSAAKPTATAAKAAAKPAAKAAAKPAASTAATSGEGNS, encoded by the coding sequence ATGGAAGATTTGTTTAAAAAGTTCGTAAATGCTGGCGTCGGCTACATCGCCCAGGGCAGTAAGTCGGTCCAGAGCACCATTGAGAAATTGGTGAAGGACAATAAGATGACTCAGGCCGAGGGCAAGAAAATTGTGGATGAGCTGCTGAAAAGCGGCGAAACCAAACGCGTTGAGCTCGAAAAGCAGTTCCAGGGCATCGTGGACCGTGCCAAGAGCACCGTGGGCCTCGCCGATGCCAAGCCTGCCAAAGGCAAAAGCGCCGCCAAAAAACCCGCTGCCAAAGCTACTGGTGTAGTACAAGCTGCTAAAACCACCGCCAACCAGGCCGCCAGCCGCGCCGCCGGTGCCGTGAAAAACGTGGCCGACCGCGTGAGCGCCGCCGCCGGCACCGCCCAGAAATCAACCGCCGCTACGGCTGCTGCCGCTGCTAAACCTGTTGCCAGGCCCGCCGCAAAATCTGCCGCCAAGCCAACTGCTACGGCCGCCAAAGCTGCTGCCAAACCGGCCGCGAAGGCCGCCGCGAAGCCTGCTGCTTCGACTGCTGCGACCAGCGGCGAGGGCAACTCGTAG
- a CDS encoding alpha/beta hydrolase, producing the protein MPSFQHLLLKQFLTAAAAPLARRKPSVGAIRLAMETGALFQFMPWKVNLESFRLDNRLEAEWLRPRAAHATRVLLYLHGGGYVLGSLNTHRSLVGSLAQRTGLNVLTINYRKAPDHPFPAALDDARRAYRWLLRHGHQPHNIVVGGDSAGGGLALALLLALRDAGEALPAAGIGLSPWTDLNLPITALRRVAREEGLLLEALQMRTWGPLYAHKTPLTHPLLSPAQADLHGLPPLLIQISTAEVLYHDVVKFTRKAQAAGVLVTLQPFEGLVHWWHLFWRVVPEARQALDQVAAFLTEMWAQPMAAPVRLPLAERRVSLRRRAA; encoded by the coding sequence ATGCCCTCGTTTCAACACCTGCTGCTCAAGCAGTTTCTCACGGCGGCAGCCGCGCCGCTGGCCCGCCGCAAGCCCAGCGTGGGGGCCATTCGGCTGGCCATGGAAACCGGCGCACTATTCCAGTTTATGCCCTGGAAGGTGAATCTGGAGAGCTTTCGGCTCGATAACCGCCTTGAAGCCGAATGGCTGCGGCCCCGCGCCGCGCACGCCACGCGGGTGCTGCTTTACCTGCACGGCGGCGGCTACGTGCTGGGCTCGCTGAACACCCACCGCAGCCTGGTGGGCAGCCTGGCCCAGCGCACGGGCCTCAATGTGCTCACCATCAACTACCGCAAGGCCCCCGACCACCCGTTTCCAGCCGCGCTCGACGATGCCCGCCGGGCCTACCGCTGGCTGTTGCGCCACGGCCACCAGCCACACAACATCGTGGTGGGTGGCGACTCGGCCGGGGGCGGCCTCGCTCTAGCGCTGCTGCTGGCCCTGCGCGATGCTGGCGAAGCTCTGCCCGCCGCCGGCATCGGCCTCTCGCCCTGGACCGATCTCAACCTGCCCATCACCGCCCTGCGCCGCGTGGCCCGCGAAGAAGGCCTCCTGCTCGAAGCCCTGCAAATGCGTACCTGGGGCCCCCTCTACGCCCACAAAACGCCCCTCACGCACCCGCTGCTCTCGCCCGCGCAGGCCGATTTGCACGGCCTGCCGCCGCTGCTCATCCAGATTTCCACGGCCGAAGTACTGTATCACGACGTGGTGAAATTCACCCGCAAAGCCCAGGCTGCCGGGGTGCTTGTAACCCTGCAACCATTTGAGGGACTGGTGCATTGGTGGCACCTGTTCTGGCGCGTGGTGCCCGAAGCCCGGCAAGCCCTCGACCAGGTGGCGGCCTTCCTGACGGAAATGTGGGCCCAGCCGATGGCCGCGCCCGTGCGCCTGCCGCTGGCCGAGCGGCGCGTGTCGCTGCGTCGCCGCGCCGCATAA
- a CDS encoding lysophospholipid acyltransferase family protein has product MPATTASSLPPPAIVANQHIYDDYFREEFTQTLDENILQLLDRVWFRSELVGFEHFPQRNNPDRPLIFASNHSGMAFPWDAIVALSHLWRHLLAKNGNISDLPRPLSAPLLSQTALMNPYLVREFWKKCGSVDATTLNFETMMYYQDHNLMLYPEGVPGIGKGFNRKYQIQRLATSMVRLALQHGTDIIPFYTINAEYLNPYAYSFEPINRLTKKIGIPFLPLTLLLLLVLIQPWAFYLAFPAKLTFVMGTRIRPSDLTDKTVDELTREEYLTLSDQVRQKMQTEIDAAVLAHGQKPYRWAELWQRIKENRRFFPFFLPFAWPAVFTEFERLYVKEGRRNFRMQLDRPGAWLKMLWRNPITLAYFIPLIGWIPLAIKGYKGNKLGQKAKAYRSN; this is encoded by the coding sequence ATGCCTGCCACCACCGCGTCTTCGTTGCCCCCACCGGCCATTGTGGCCAACCAGCATATCTACGACGACTATTTCCGGGAAGAATTCACCCAAACGCTGGATGAGAACATCCTGCAGCTGCTCGACCGCGTGTGGTTCCGCTCCGAGCTGGTGGGCTTCGAGCACTTCCCGCAGCGCAACAACCCCGACCGGCCGCTCATCTTCGCCAGCAACCATTCCGGCATGGCCTTCCCCTGGGATGCCATCGTGGCGCTGTCGCACCTGTGGCGCCACCTGCTGGCCAAGAATGGCAATATCAGTGACTTGCCGCGCCCGCTCTCGGCCCCGCTGCTTTCTCAAACCGCCCTGATGAACCCGTATCTGGTGCGCGAATTCTGGAAGAAATGCGGCAGCGTGGATGCCACGACGCTGAATTTCGAAACCATGATGTACTACCAGGACCACAACCTGATGCTGTACCCCGAGGGCGTGCCCGGCATCGGCAAGGGGTTCAACCGCAAGTACCAGATTCAGCGCCTGGCCACCAGCATGGTGCGCCTGGCCCTGCAACACGGCACCGACATCATCCCATTCTACACCATCAACGCCGAATACCTTAATCCCTACGCCTACAGCTTCGAACCAATAAACCGGCTGACCAAGAAAATCGGCATCCCATTCCTGCCCCTCACGCTACTGCTGTTGCTGGTGCTCATTCAGCCCTGGGCCTTTTACCTGGCTTTTCCGGCCAAGCTCACCTTCGTGATGGGCACCCGCATCCGCCCGTCCGACCTCACCGATAAAACCGTTGATGAGCTGACCCGCGAAGAATACCTGACCCTGAGCGACCAGGTTCGCCAAAAAATGCAGACCGAAATAGATGCCGCCGTGCTCGCCCACGGCCAGAAACCCTACCGCTGGGCCGAACTTTGGCAGCGCATCAAGGAAAACCGCCGCTTCTTTCCGTTTTTCCTGCCCTTCGCCTGGCCCGCCGTGTTCACCGAGTTTGAGCGCCTCTACGTGAAGGAGGGCCGCCGCAATTTCCGTATGCAGCTGGACCGGCCCGGCGCGTGGCTGAAAATGCTCTGGCGCAACCCCATAACCCTGGCCTATTTCATCCCGTTGATAGGCTGGATTCCGCTGGCAATCAAAGGCTACAAAGGCAATAAGCTGGGGCAAAAAGCCAAGGCTTACCGGAGCAATTAG
- a CDS encoding YggS family pyridoxal phosphate-dependent enzyme: protein MSIADNIQRINAELAGTAARLCVVTKTHPVELLQEAYAAGARCFGENRPQEMAAKQPQLPADVEWHLIGQLQTNKVKLLAPFVHTIQSIDSLKLLREIDKRAAESNRVINGLLQFHIAAEETKSGLSLAEAEEMLASEEYQQFRNVRLTGVMGVATFTPDEHQLRQEFQTLHGYFDHLKATYFADSPVFCDISMGMSGDYALAVAEGSTLVRVGSAIFGRRG, encoded by the coding sequence ATGTCCATCGCCGATAACATCCAACGCATCAACGCCGAGCTGGCCGGCACCGCCGCCCGCCTCTGCGTCGTCACCAAAACCCACCCCGTCGAGCTGCTGCAAGAGGCTTATGCTGCCGGGGCGCGCTGCTTTGGCGAAAACCGGCCCCAGGAAATGGCCGCCAAGCAGCCCCAGCTACCTGCCGATGTGGAGTGGCACCTCATCGGCCAGCTCCAGACCAACAAGGTGAAGCTGCTGGCCCCGTTTGTGCACACCATCCAAAGCATCGACAGCCTGAAGCTGCTGCGCGAAATCGATAAGCGTGCCGCCGAAAGCAACCGGGTTATCAATGGCCTGCTGCAGTTTCACATCGCCGCCGAAGAAACCAAATCCGGCCTCTCGCTGGCCGAGGCCGAGGAAATGCTGGCCTCCGAAGAGTATCAGCAATTCCGGAATGTGCGCCTTACCGGCGTGATGGGCGTGGCCACCTTCACCCCCGATGAGCACCAGCTGCGGCAGGAGTTTCAAACGCTGCACGGCTACTTCGACCACCTGAAAGCCACGTATTTTGCCGATTCGCCGGTATTCTGCGATATTTCGATGGGCATGAGCGGCGACTACGCGCTGGCCGTGGCCGAGGGCAGCACGCTGGTGCGGGTGGGCAGCGCCATTTTCGGCCGCCGGGGATAA